One part of the Paenibacillus thermoaerophilus genome encodes these proteins:
- the lpdA gene encoding dihydrolipoyl dehydrogenase: MVVGNLVEEVDVLVVGAGPGGYVAAIRAAQLGKSVVVVEKGELGGVCLNVGCIPSKALISAAHQYEASKAASSMGINTGEVTVDFKKVQEWKSGILKKQTGGVGMLLKGNKVRVVKGEAFFNSADTVSVTSDDEDAQTVQFKFNHCIIATGSRPIELKNFKFGGRILSSTEALSLQEVPKSLVVIGGGYIGVELGQTYAKFGAKVTILEGGKAILPGFEEELTRWVNRSLKKNNVDIVTEALAQSAEQTENGVTVTYTVGGETKTIEAEYVLVTVGRRPNTNDIGLEGAGIKLDERGLIEIDNQCRTSVPNIYAIGDVVKGPALAHKASYEAKVAAEAIAGQPSVIDYKAIPAVVFSDPEVASVGLSETEAKAAGIEVIVGKFNYAANGRANTMNVGEGFVKLVGRKDNGLLIGAQVVGSEASNLIAELALAVELGATIEDIALTIHAHPTLGEMVMDAAEVALGHPIHTIVK; the protein is encoded by the coding sequence CAACTGGGCAAATCCGTCGTCGTCGTGGAAAAAGGCGAACTCGGCGGCGTCTGCCTGAACGTCGGATGTATTCCGTCGAAGGCGCTGATCTCCGCGGCTCACCAGTACGAGGCGTCCAAAGCGGCTTCCTCCATGGGCATCAACACGGGCGAAGTCACCGTGGACTTCAAGAAAGTCCAGGAGTGGAAATCGGGTATCCTGAAAAAACAAACGGGCGGCGTCGGCATGCTGCTGAAAGGCAACAAAGTCCGCGTCGTCAAAGGCGAAGCGTTCTTCAACAGCGCCGATACGGTTAGCGTCACCAGCGACGACGAAGACGCGCAAACCGTTCAGTTCAAATTCAACCACTGCATCATCGCGACGGGGTCGCGTCCGATCGAGCTGAAGAACTTCAAATTCGGCGGCCGCATCCTGTCTTCGACGGAAGCGCTCAGCCTGCAGGAAGTGCCGAAGAGCCTCGTCGTTATCGGCGGCGGCTACATCGGCGTCGAGCTCGGCCAAACGTATGCGAAATTCGGCGCGAAAGTCACCATTCTCGAGGGCGGCAAAGCGATTCTGCCGGGCTTCGAAGAAGAACTGACGCGCTGGGTGAACCGCAGCCTGAAGAAGAACAACGTCGACATCGTCACCGAAGCGCTGGCCCAATCCGCCGAACAGACGGAAAACGGCGTAACCGTCACGTATACGGTCGGCGGCGAGACGAAAACGATCGAAGCCGAATACGTGCTCGTCACGGTCGGCCGACGTCCGAATACGAACGACATCGGTCTCGAAGGGGCGGGCATCAAGCTTGACGAGCGCGGCCTGATCGAGATCGACAACCAATGCCGGACAAGCGTCCCGAACATTTACGCGATCGGCGACGTCGTCAAAGGACCGGCTCTGGCCCATAAAGCTTCGTATGAAGCGAAAGTCGCCGCCGAAGCGATCGCCGGACAACCGTCCGTCATCGACTACAAAGCGATCCCGGCCGTTGTCTTCTCCGATCCGGAGGTGGCGAGCGTCGGCCTGAGCGAGACCGAAGCGAAGGCGGCCGGCATCGAAGTGATCGTCGGCAAGTTCAACTACGCGGCGAACGGACGCGCGAACACGATGAACGTCGGCGAAGGCTTCGTCAAGCTGGTCGGCCGCAAGGACAACGGCCTGCTGATCGGCGCGCAAGTCGTCGGCTCGGAAGCCTCCAACCTGATCGCCGAACTGGCTCTGGCGGTCGAGTTGGGCGCGACGATCGAAGACATCGCGTTGACGATTCACGCGCACCCGACGCTGGGCGAGATGGTGATGGACGCGGCGGAAGTCGCTCTCGGCCATCCGATTCATACGATCGTGAAATAA
- a CDS encoding ATP-binding cassette domain-containing protein, with protein MREAIVIRNLRLSAGPRMVLDGISHTFQPGTLTLIAGRCGSGKTMLLETVSGLREPDSGDIAVGGRPLWLGSGRRRKLNREAALKLGVAPQHPETQWFAASVREEFRYSLRPCRLSAVERDERTARAVSGSFGGETERWLARSPFALSGGQQRRLASALLQAVDPAWMLLDEPTAGLDRQAIESLRADIARWIADGRGVIAVTHDPETLWERADRILILDGGRIVWNGTPAELADRPEALEQAGLALPERLRTLRLLREAGIPLPNGKPDAAGIAAAIAEALAVPRAAALGGALHPGQRLAASSDRFGREAPPAPAVPEAAGTEQPEAEQSERPAHEDGASPSPLLRLDPRAVWLAYMLITPGILIQSHGIGWLLSLGAAALTLRFSRVPASVWLKPAIGLTVFTFIAAAFAGLTFGEPSANHPADENGPVWPLLPGVAFAAGPAAAMLFRFSQLVMIMVVGLALMSGIRPLRLKRALEQGLGPLKLLRLPVDAFAMTAALMMRFIPVLQEEWHRFARIAAARGKYAARPGRVPPGEIRSVAVPYLMSLLRLGDTLSQTLIARGVGRAGVGPTHSYRLKFGRADYGLVAAAAAMLLAFLLAERLLR; from the coding sequence ATGAGAGAAGCGATCGTGATCCGGAATTTGCGCCTCTCCGCCGGTCCGCGTATGGTGCTGGACGGCATCAGCCACACGTTCCAGCCCGGAACGCTGACGTTAATCGCCGGCCGCTGCGGGAGCGGCAAGACGATGCTGCTCGAAACGGTCTCCGGCCTGCGCGAGCCCGATTCCGGCGACATCGCCGTCGGCGGACGGCCGCTGTGGCTCGGAAGCGGGCGGCGCCGCAAGCTGAACCGGGAAGCCGCGCTGAAGCTGGGGGTCGCTCCCCAGCACCCGGAGACGCAGTGGTTCGCCGCCTCCGTCCGGGAGGAGTTCCGCTATTCGCTCCGCCCATGCCGCCTATCGGCCGTGGAGCGCGACGAGCGAACGGCGCGGGCGGTCTCCGGCAGCTTCGGCGGGGAGACGGAACGATGGCTGGCCCGTTCGCCCTTCGCCTTGAGCGGAGGGCAGCAGCGGCGATTGGCGTCGGCGCTGCTGCAGGCGGTCGATCCCGCATGGATGCTGCTCGACGAGCCGACGGCCGGGCTGGACCGGCAGGCCATCGAGAGTCTCCGGGCGGATATCGCCCGATGGATCGCCGACGGCCGGGGGGTCATCGCCGTCACGCACGACCCCGAGACGTTATGGGAGAGGGCGGACCGCATCTTGATCCTGGACGGCGGGCGTATCGTCTGGAACGGTACCCCCGCCGAGCTCGCCGACCGGCCCGAAGCGCTCGAACAGGCGGGCCTGGCCCTGCCCGAACGGCTGCGCACGCTGCGGCTGCTGCGCGAAGCCGGCATCCCGCTGCCGAACGGCAAACCGGATGCCGCCGGGATTGCGGCGGCGATCGCGGAGGCGCTTGCCGTCCCGAGAGCAGCCGCGCTCGGCGGCGCCCTTCACCCGGGACAGCGCCTGGCCGCGTCAAGCGACCGATTCGGCCGCGAAGCTCCGCCTGCGCCCGCCGTACCGGAAGCCGCCGGGACGGAGCAGCCGGAGGCCGAACAATCGGAGCGGCCGGCGCATGAAGACGGCGCGAGCCCTTCGCCCCTGCTGCGGCTTGATCCTCGCGCCGTCTGGCTGGCGTACATGCTCATCACTCCCGGCATCCTGATTCAATCGCACGGAATCGGCTGGCTGCTGAGCCTGGGCGCGGCGGCCCTGACGCTGCGCTTCTCGCGCGTTCCGGCGTCGGTCTGGCTGAAGCCCGCGATCGGCCTCACGGTGTTCACCTTTATCGCGGCCGCCTTCGCCGGGCTGACGTTCGGCGAACCCTCTGCGAACCATCCGGCCGATGAGAACGGCCCCGTATGGCCGCTGCTGCCGGGAGTCGCCTTCGCGGCCGGCCCCGCCGCCGCGATGCTGTTCCGCTTCAGCCAGCTCGTCATGATCATGGTGGTGGGACTTGCGCTGATGTCCGGCATCCGACCGCTGCGGCTCAAGCGCGCGCTGGAGCAGGGACTCGGTCCGCTCAAGCTTCTTCGCCTGCCCGTCGACGCTTTCGCCATGACGGCCGCGCTGATGATGCGATTCATCCCCGTGCTGCAAGAGGAGTGGCACCGGTTCGCGCGGATCGCGGCGGCGAGGGGCAAATACGCGGCGCGGCCGGGCCGCGTTCCGCCCGGCGAGATTCGCTCCGTCGCCGTCCCGTATCTGATGTCGCTGCTGCGTCTGGGCGACACCTTGTCGCAGACGCTGATCGCCCGCGGCGTCGGCCGGGCGGGCGTCGGCCCCACGCATTCGTATCGCCTGAAATTCGGCCGCGCCGACTACGGGCTGGTGGCTGCCGCCGCCGCGATGCTGCTCGCGTTTTTGCTGGCGGAGCGGCTGCTCCGTTAA
- a CDS encoding YebC/PmpR family DNA-binding transcriptional regulator, producing MGRKWNNIKEKKASKDANTSRIYAKFGVEIYVAAKKGEPDPESNRALKVVLERAKTYNVPKAIIDRALEKARGSGDENYEEMRYEGFGPNGSMIIVDALTNNVNRTVADVRSAFNKNGGSMGVSGSVSYMFEETAVFGIEGKSVDEVMELLLEADVDVRDIVEEEGSVMVYAEPDQFHAVQEAFKQAGITEFVVAEISMLPQNYVTLPDEAQAQFEKLIDALEDLEDVQQVYHNVEFKD from the coding sequence ATGGGACGCAAATGGAATAACATCAAAGAGAAAAAAGCGTCTAAAGACGCGAACACTAGCCGAATTTACGCGAAGTTCGGGGTGGAAATCTACGTAGCGGCCAAAAAGGGCGAACCGGACCCGGAGTCGAACCGGGCGCTGAAGGTTGTTCTGGAGCGGGCCAAAACATACAACGTGCCCAAAGCGATTATCGACCGCGCGCTGGAGAAAGCCAGAGGCAGCGGCGACGAAAACTACGAAGAGATGCGTTATGAAGGGTTCGGACCCAACGGATCGATGATTATCGTGGACGCTTTGACCAACAACGTCAACCGTACCGTCGCGGACGTGCGTTCCGCCTTCAACAAAAACGGCGGCAGCATGGGCGTCAGCGGATCGGTCTCGTATATGTTCGAGGAGACGGCGGTGTTCGGCATCGAAGGCAAATCCGTCGATGAAGTCATGGAATTGCTGCTGGAAGCGGATGTGGACGTGCGGGACATCGTGGAGGAAGAGGGCTCCGTAATGGTGTACGCCGAACCGGACCAATTCCATGCCGTACAGGAAGCGTTCAAGCAAGCCGGCATTACCGAATTCGTGGTGGCGGAGATCAGCATGCTGCCGCAAAACTACGTGACGCTGCCAGACGAAGCGCAAGCGCAATTCGAAAAACTGATCGACGCGCTGGAAGATCTCGAAGATGTCCAGCAAGTGTATCACAACGTGGAATTTAAAGATTGA
- a CDS encoding DUF420 domain-containing protein — protein MNLTRNYTPLILAFSAVLVGIIALLFFLPGYEGELGFDVTIFPLLNAIFNLFTFTFLVIALIAIKKKKIALHRNFILMAFVTTSLFLVSYVIYHFLTEPTKFGGGDVLKYTYFFFLITHITLAIVNVPFALISLTSGFGNRIAQHRKIAKWTMPIWLYVSSTGVIVYLLISPYY, from the coding sequence ATGAACCTGACGCGCAACTACACCCCGCTGATTCTGGCGTTTTCCGCCGTGCTGGTCGGCATTATCGCCCTGCTGTTTTTCCTGCCCGGCTACGAGGGCGAGCTCGGCTTCGACGTGACGATCTTCCCGCTGCTGAACGCGATCTTCAATTTGTTTACCTTTACGTTTCTCGTTATCGCGCTGATCGCGATCAAAAAGAAAAAAATCGCCCTTCACCGCAACTTTATCTTGATGGCGTTCGTGACGACGTCGCTTTTTCTCGTTTCGTACGTTATTTACCATTTCCTGACGGAACCGACCAAGTTCGGCGGAGGCGACGTTCTGAAGTATACGTACTTCTTTTTCTTGATTACGCACATCACGCTGGCCATCGTCAACGTGCCGTTCGCCCTGATCTCGCTGACGAGCGGGTTCGGCAACCGGATCGCCCAGCACCGCAAAATCGCGAAATGGACGATGCCGATCTGGCTGTACGTCAGCAGCACCGGCGTTATCGTCTATCTGCTGATCTCGCCTTACTATTGA